One window from the genome of Abditibacteriota bacterium encodes:
- the rplI gene encoding 50S ribosomal protein L9: MKVLLLKDVKNLGSANEVAEVSEGYARNMLIPQKLAVPATPAILADVKKRHDAAEAREAKARAEAVALKEKLGTKRIVVKAKAGSEGKLYGAVTAAEVAEAIDKAFDVELDRKKVSLNESVKHLGIHTAHIRLHAGVSADISFEVVAEEE; encoded by the coding sequence ATGAAAGTTTTGCTGTTGAAGGACGTGAAGAATCTGGGCTCTGCCAACGAAGTGGCAGAGGTGTCGGAGGGATACGCCAGGAATATGCTCATCCCTCAGAAGCTGGCCGTGCCCGCCACTCCCGCCATACTGGCAGACGTGAAAAAGAGGCACGATGCCGCCGAGGCCAGAGAAGCCAAAGCCAGAGCCGAGGCAGTGGCCCTGAAGGAAAAGCTGGGGACAAAGCGTATAGTGGTCAAGGCAAAGGCCGGCAGCGAGGGCAAGCTCTACGGAGCAGTGACCGCCGCCGAGGTGGCCGAGGCCATAGACAAGGCCTTTGACGTGGAGCTGGACAGGAAAAAGGTCTCTCTCAACGAGAGCGTGAAGCATCTGGGCATACACACGGCCCACATCAGGCTCCATGCCGGCGTGTCCGCGGATATATCCTTTGAAGTGGTGGCGGAGGAAGAATAG